A genome region from Nitrosopumilus sp. includes the following:
- a CDS encoding AMP-binding protein, producing the protein MSDFVFIPTENQIQNSNIFRFMKKHGISSFEELSKKAIDDLEWFWESVDKDIGIVWDAPYTKTLDISKGIAWPKWFVGGKTNIYKSTVEKFTNKKPQKIAYYFESEDGIKSKISYSELDSKISKLANGLRSLGVKKGDVIAIYLPMIEEAILSILAAAKIGAIQTVIFSGYSSESLHVRLKDCNAKILIISDGFYRKGKQISQKQASETAVVNTNVEKIIVVPYKGIDNYVESKKNIFYNDLIKSQNNQSYTESMTSEDPLFILYTSGTTGKPKGVVHTHGGFSVFAGHQAAYLIDTHENDTLFWPADIGWITGLVWNVYGLLMMGASAVIYDGTLDFPTSDRIWKMLSGYQATIFGISPTAVRLFKKNNVEPRKLISLDKIKNIPTTGEPLDEDSWWWLYEKVGNRKIPIMNLSGGTEIGGAMLSVFPGMKLKPSTVGIPVPGMNLDIFDDAGNSVQNQNGYLVIKSPWPAMTRGLLNDDERYLETYWSRFENVWFHGDYVYVDDDGLWYMQGRTDDVINVSGHRMSTAEIEHAIISHPKISDAASIAISDDLTGEAIVIFFVADGSLDKNLKYVVSDYISEKIGKIARPKHVFQLSDLPKTRTGKIMRRLLKSKLLGENLGDLSSLENPHVLDEIQRIC; encoded by the coding sequence TTGTCTGATTTTGTATTTATCCCAACAGAAAACCAAATCCAGAATTCAAATATTTTTAGATTCATGAAAAAACATGGCATATCCTCTTTTGAGGAATTATCTAAAAAAGCAATAGATGATTTGGAATGGTTTTGGGAATCAGTAGACAAAGATATTGGCATAGTTTGGGATGCCCCTTATACAAAAACACTTGATATCTCCAAAGGTATTGCATGGCCTAAATGGTTTGTTGGAGGAAAAACAAATATCTACAAATCAACGGTTGAAAAATTTACAAATAAAAAGCCTCAAAAGATTGCATATTATTTTGAATCTGAAGATGGGATTAAATCAAAAATATCTTATTCTGAATTGGATTCCAAGATATCTAAACTTGCAAATGGTTTAAGATCATTAGGGGTAAAAAAAGGAGATGTAATTGCAATTTATTTGCCAATGATTGAAGAAGCAATTTTATCTATTCTTGCAGCCGCTAAAATTGGAGCAATTCAAACGGTGATTTTTTCTGGATATAGTTCAGAATCACTCCATGTACGATTAAAAGATTGTAATGCAAAGATTCTCATCATCTCAGATGGTTTCTATAGAAAAGGAAAACAAATATCACAAAAACAGGCTTCTGAGACTGCAGTAGTTAATACTAATGTTGAAAAAATTATTGTTGTTCCATACAAGGGAATTGATAATTATGTTGAATCTAAAAAAAATATTTTTTATAATGATTTGATAAAATCACAAAACAATCAATCTTATACAGAATCCATGACTTCCGAAGATCCATTGTTTATTTTATATACATCAGGAACAACAGGCAAACCTAAAGGTGTAGTTCATACCCATGGAGGTTTCTCTGTTTTTGCAGGACACCAGGCTGCATATCTTATCGATACACATGAAAATGATACGTTGTTCTGGCCTGCAGATATTGGTTGGATTACAGGTTTAGTTTGGAATGTTTATGGGTTATTGATGATGGGTGCATCTGCTGTCATTTATGATGGAACACTAGATTTTCCGACATCGGATAGAATCTGGAAAATGCTATCAGGATATCAGGCAACGATTTTTGGAATATCTCCAACTGCAGTAAGATTATTTAAAAAAAACAATGTTGAACCGAGAAAATTGATCTCTTTAGATAAAATTAAAAATATTCCAACAACAGGTGAGCCTCTTGATGAAGATTCATGGTGGTGGTTGTATGAAAAAGTTGGAAATAGGAAAATCCCTATAATGAATTTATCTGGAGGTACAGAAATTGGCGGTGCAATGTTATCTGTATTTCCTGGAATGAAGTTAAAGCCAAGCACTGTAGGTATTCCAGTACCTGGAATGAATCTTGATATTTTTGATGATGCAGGAAATTCAGTACAAAATCAGAATGGATATCTTGTAATAAAATCACCATGGCCTGCAATGACTAGAGGGTTGCTAAATGATGATGAAAGATATCTTGAAACCTACTGGTCTAGATTTGAGAATGTCTGGTTCCATGGAGATTATGTCTATGTTGATGATGATGGTCTTTGGTATATGCAGGGTAGAACCGATGATGTAATTAATGTCTCAGGACATCGGATGAGTACTGCTGAAATAGAGCATGCCATAATATCTCATCCTAAAATATCCGATGCTGCATCTATTGCAATTTCTGATGATCTTACAGGTGAGGCAATTGTGATCTTTTTTGTTGCAGATGGTTCACTTGACAAAAATTTAAAATATGTTGTTTCTGATTATATCTCAGAAAAAATTGGTAAGATTGCACGCCCTAAACATGTTTTTCAATTGTCTGATTTGCCAAAAACTAGAACAGGTAAAATTATGCGTAGGTTATTAAAATCAAAACTATTAGGTGAAAATCTGGGAGATTTGTCATCACTTGAAAACCCTCATGTTCTAGATGAAATTCAACGGATCTGTTAA
- the gatB gene encoding Asp-tRNA(Asn)/Glu-tRNA(Gln) amidotransferase subunit GatB — protein MTKIGLEIHCQLTNLKSKLFCSCKANYREFQINENICPVCMGLPGSLPRLNQEAVKKATIIAMALNCKTPEKIAFFRKNYFYPDLPKNFQITQLNIYGDTSVGGAGEIMVGNKKIRITRIQLEEDPGRIIYEGSSSKNQITLVDYNRAGTPLVEIVTEPDFENPKQVRDFLNILSDFLENLGVSDPSLEGAMRADANVSIEGGNKVEIKNIGSFHDLEKAVHFEITRQESLHSREIPITQETRHWDDQRKITVSSRSKEEDHDYRYFLEGDIPWVSISPEIRNELKSKMPESISSKKERYVSKYQIPVQVADVLSSDKFYSDLFEESHTVENAKEIANIITTDLMGLVDTREKRKDSKFTATHLKDLADSIQSGRISRNSAKNALYEIVQTGKSLSQIISELDLGNVSNESELSHIIEEIISEEPQAVEQAKSNPKAINYLVGKVMQKTKGKADPALTLNLLKSRLISND, from the coding sequence TAACAAACTTGAAGAGTAAATTATTTTGTTCATGTAAGGCAAATTACAGAGAATTTCAAATAAATGAAAACATCTGTCCAGTGTGTATGGGCTTGCCAGGTAGTTTACCTAGATTAAACCAAGAGGCGGTAAAAAAAGCAACAATTATTGCAATGGCACTAAACTGTAAAACTCCTGAAAAAATTGCTTTTTTTAGAAAAAATTACTTTTATCCAGATTTACCTAAAAATTTCCAAATAACTCAACTTAACATTTATGGTGATACTAGTGTTGGGGGTGCCGGTGAAATTATGGTAGGTAATAAAAAAATCAGAATCACCCGAATCCAGCTTGAAGAAGATCCTGGTAGAATTATTTATGAGGGTAGTTCATCTAAAAATCAAATAACTTTGGTTGATTATAACCGTGCAGGTACTCCCTTGGTTGAAATTGTTACGGAGCCAGACTTTGAGAATCCAAAACAGGTGAGAGATTTTTTAAATATTTTATCTGATTTCTTAGAAAATCTAGGAGTCTCTGATCCTAGTTTAGAGGGTGCAATGAGGGCAGATGCAAATGTATCCATCGAAGGTGGAAATAAAGTGGAAATAAAAAATATTGGTTCATTTCATGATTTAGAAAAAGCTGTTCACTTTGAAATCACTCGTCAAGAAAGCTTGCATTCTAGAGAAATACCAATAACTCAAGAAACACGTCATTGGGATGACCAACGAAAAATTACTGTTTCATCTCGTTCAAAAGAAGAAGACCATGACTATCGTTACTTTCTTGAAGGGGATATACCTTGGGTGTCAATTAGCCCCGAAATCCGAAATGAGTTAAAATCAAAAATGCCTGAGAGTATTAGCTCAAAAAAAGAAAGATATGTTTCAAAATATCAAATCCCAGTACAGGTTGCAGATGTGTTGTCTTCAGATAAATTTTATTCTGATCTTTTTGAAGAATCTCATACTGTAGAGAATGCAAAGGAGATTGCAAACATCATTACAACAGATTTAATGGGATTAGTGGACACAAGGGAAAAACGTAAAGATTCAAAATTTACTGCTACACATCTTAAGGATTTAGCAGATTCAATTCAATCAGGAAGAATTTCTAGAAATTCTGCAAAAAATGCATTATATGAAATTGTACAAACTGGAAAGAGCTTATCACAAATAATATCTGAATTGGATCTAGGTAATGTCTCAAATGAGTCTGAATTATCTCATATTATTGAGGAAATAATATCTGAAGAACCACAAGCAGTGGAACAGGCAAAATCAAATCCTAAAGCAATAAACTATTTGGTAGGTAAGGTAATGCAAAAAACTAAAGGTAAAGCAGATCCTGCCTTGACTCTGAATTTACTAAAGAGTAGATTGATATCTAATGACTGA